gaataataaataaatagatcATTAATCCATTTAAACTTTAAGTAATTATGTTGAACTGACCTTAGTCATAGACTCATAGTTTAACTTGACACCTATCTATATACAACAAACTTATACATGGGACCCAAATTGCTTAATGATTTAATGGAACTCATAATTATGTGTAGGTAAAGAACCCCAATAGCTTAATGATTAGTCTTATTCTTGCCTCTTTGGACTCTTTTACTAAAGCATtataatttggaaaaggatGGCTTTAGTTGCATGGGTCATTTGCACTTGTAATTTTGGGTTGGTGgttaatttttgttttccataataactttttttttgtaggcataagtttatatttttcaaattataatattttacaaGTTATATTCAGACGCGACTTTAAATTCAAGAGAACATGTGTCCTATCAGACATAAGTTTGATTGTTaaagaacaaaaattaaatatcagCCCATTTAGAAGGGAAAACGTATATTTTTATGTCAAAAAACTTGCGTAAATATACCCTTTGATCAAGTGGTTTACCAACATAGCCAAAGGGTATATTTACGCAAGTTTCTTGACATAGAAATGTCAAGGTATAGACTTTGGCCAACTGGTTTACCAACATGGCCGAGGTATAGATTATCTATAcattgtgtacatattttataaattagacACCGAATGGTATTTGACTgtaatttttacttttattgtGTTTATAATTGTTTTGGACATATTTAAGGTAAGTAGACCTCTTTGAAAGCCCAAATGTAGAAAACTGTCTCCAAAATAATAAACCACAATTTATCCACTTTTAATAGAGTTAAATTTCCATCAACATTGGAAATATAATCATAGAAGTTCGATTTAGCAGAGCTATTAGGTGTATCTCTCTTTCTTTATACGCATGAATTTATACACGTATATATATGTAGAAAAAGACGATATATACAGAGCTTTAAGAAGTCAAATATTGGTAGATAAAATGCAGTCAACTGCACAATTCAGACATATAAACAAATAACGAGAAATTGCACATAAATGCATAATTCAGACATGTTATAAACTTTGTAGAGTACTTAAAATACTAGTCCGCTAGCATTAAATAGGCGCCcccataaaaaatatttccttATACCTAGTGTTTACGTCGAATCAAacaatttatcatttaaaaatagtaaaacttAAAAGTGAGAATACATATGCTTAACCAAAGTTAAGAGACATTTATGCAATTCACTGTGTTAGTGAATTGAATAAATACTGAAAAATCTCTTAATCTTGAGCCAACAATAACAAAATGTATAATCAGTTGCCCATGGTTCATCTTGAACAACAATTGCTCCAAGATCGTTTCGATCCTTCTCCGCCCTCTTTTACGAGGTTTACCCTGTTAATAGATAACTCCGCCTTGTAGGAATCCGAATTCAAGACCTTTCGGCTGACATTGCTATAGATTTCACGGATAACAATCTCGAAAGCCTTATTAACGTTTGTAGAATCTAACGCGGATGTCTCCATGAAGAACAATCCTTCTGCTTCTGCAAGCTTCGCGCCTTCTTCAATACTAACGTCCCTAATGTTGTCCAAATCACATTTGTTTCCTATCAGCATCTTCGCGACTGTTGTATCACAATGAGCTGCATGGTTCATCAGATTTCAAAAGTTTAGTAGTTCTGCTGCCTCATACACATACATTATTATGTGAAATAGAAAACGAAAATCACAAGATGGAAAGTTCCAACTAAAGTAGAGAATGGAAAATTCACTGTTAGCAAAATTTCACTTGTCACTTAGTAATGACTACATTCCCTTGTATATACAGTTCGTGATGTCTTGGATCATGCATCAAAATTAATCACGAATTGAAAGTAGGAGTAAGCATATAGACAATCATAGTTTCTATTTGTACCAGTTGAGTACGTCTGCCTGAACCAATAGCAAATTAAGTTCTCTTTCTGGATGTCCCTTTATGGATTAGAttaaattacaacaacaacccagtgaaatcccacatcgtggggtctagggagggtaaagtgtacgcagacctgactcctaccaatgtaggacggctgtttccgaaatgGATTAGATTAAATTCATAACGGAAAATCCAATCTCCATGAatatcttatttttacttaCACAGCAGCACACTACAAATAAGTTGCTAGCACTTTCCTACTAGAATTAAAGAAACGACTAATTTGGACAGTCTGAAGTACACGTTTCGACACATTTGAGAAAGCCTGTCCATCTTTAGCTAGGTGCATTCGGGCTCAATACTGATATCCATATCACTTTTACTTCTTATTCTACCGAAAGGATCAAAGAATTTCGCCACATGTTCGAGCGAAGATGCAGATCTAAGACAATTAACCAGCAATGCTTGAACCACCAGTTCAAATGTTCAATGTATAATCACCAAATATGCAACCATTTAGACATTTTCCGTTAAGCGAATAAAGAACATGCTTTTTTCCCCACAAAATTCgagaaaaatgaagaaaacaaAAGAACATCTCCATGTATCCAGGGAACAAAAATTGGAGAGTAACAGGCAAATAAGACATACTACTAAAGCACCAAATGTTATGCCTGTATTAGGAGAACTTATGGAACAATGATAGATTTGCAGTGGAGTTCTTAAATTAGGTGAGCAACAATTCTAGCCTCATCTAAcatgataccaaaatatgcTTGACAACCAGATCCTAGTTGCTCGGAGATGAAGACCCTCATGAGATTCTAGGTATTTACCAAGTCAACATTGACTAATTACAGAACAAAAAGCACTCTTTCACATGAAAACCCAATATTAAGATTATTCAAAATAAGTAGAATAGACAGACATTTTGGTTTTCACCTGTCTCATTTCCAACCTAAGGTACAATTGAATACCACGTTATCAATTGAAGTCAAACTTCTCTATAACGACTCGTTTGTTTGGCTGCTACAGTGAGATGTTGTCATAGTCTTATAGTTATAGAgaacatataatataacataatatgaaaTTGGTTCCAAAGAAAGCTTGGCCATTTCTGCGAAGTATTATTATAGAGGATGACTATTATAGAGAGATTTGCATGTAGATGTCAATATCAATGATCAAAACTAGAAGCAAATTCATTTATCATAATCtcttaacaaaaatattatgtattttCACCGATCTATTACATTTCCAAGACTCTTAATTCCCATGTATAGCAGCAATGTAAAActttagaaagaaaaatgaaagcaGCTTTTTATCATGTGATATTGCTAAATTCTGATATTATATATAacacaaaaatacaaaaaaaaacactGATTCTTCAGTATACACAAAAAATTCTTTGTTTAAGCCCACCGATTCTTCTTCATACACAAAATTCCTTGTTTTAGCCCATTGATTCTTCTATTtacacaaaaatataaaaaaattgttccTGTTTTAGCCCACGGATTCTTCTACATACACAAAAAATCCTCCGTTTTTGCCCACTGATTTTTCTATATgcacaaaaatacaaaaaaatccTTCCAGTTTTTGCCCACTGATTCTTCTATATAcacaaaaaacaaaatatttctTCCGTTTTTCAGATGAAGCAGAAGAAAGACAGCGGTTCTCTCAGATGAAGTGCGTTATAGGGGTGTGAGGAAGATGTCATAGGAAAAGTGCACGGCTGAGATCAGAGATCTCAGCCAGAGGAGAAGCAGCTAGCTTGGAACTTTCAAAACGCCAGAGAAACCTGCAAGGGCTTATGATGCGGTGGCGAGGTTGTTTCGAGGCAAGAAGGCCGTCACTAATTTTCCTTAGGATAACCTCCAAAACACCAAAGATTTTCTCAGATTTGGGAGGATATGATTggaataattattattatcgcTGACATTCTTAAGATAAAGCTTCTTGAGAAACTCGTTGGTGTGTTGGAGGTTATTCTCAGGAAATTAGTAACCGCCTTGTAGCCACGAAACAGCCTCGCCGCTGCATCATAAGCCTTAGCAGCTTTCTCCGGCATATCGAAAGTCCCAAGCCAACGGCTACTCCTCTGGCTGGGATCTCTCATCTCAGCCGTGTACTTTCCCCATAACGTCTCCCTCACACCCCTATAATGCACCTCATCTCAAGAAAACCGCCGTCTTTCTTCTGCATCATCTGAAACGGAAggaatttttttgtatatagaAGAATCAGTGAGCAAAAACAGAAGGAGAGTGGTTTATATAGCTGCCTCTCAAGGGGAATTTGTGTGGTCCTCTTAATTACATGAAAATATAGTAGATTCTTTTAAATCCGGAAAATGACTTACATTCCAACTTCAATATTTATTAGATTAGATATACATATTAAAGTAAGATTCTTTGATGCATGTTATAAAATCTGAATAATAATGTATATAGATAATataagatttatttatttatgttacaGAATCTGAATAATAATGTATATAGATAATATAGTTGATTGTTAGGGATTTGAATATTTAGTTATCATAATTAGCTtattggcataatacataaattggaCCCTTAACTTGGCTTCGAATTATAAGTTTGACCTTTAACTTTGATAGTGCACAAGTAAGCACTTAAACTATCCAGCACTTTAACAAAAAAACATTTGAATCCTACCTGGCAAAATGCTTGAAAATCACCCAAGTTACGCGCGTCAGAGGTAAAACTGAGGGCGATATTCGAGTGTTTTTTTGTTTAAGTgttggatagttaaagtgcctACTTGTTCACTGTCAAagttaaagattatttttaaaatccaaatgtatttattttaattaggtGGCAGTCACTAAGTGGCTCAATAATCCACGTCGGAGCATCTGCGTATCATGCGTTTGGGCTGCAATATTCGAgtgtttttttgtttaattgttggatagttaaagtgcctACTTGTTCACTGTCAAAGTTATAATTTGAAGCCAATTTAAAGgtcttatttatgtattatgccttagCTTATTCTcttcatatatttatatcattgtACTCTTTGAGTAATATACAAGTTATTCTACATACCTTATGAATTGCATGGTATCAGAGACAAGTCAATCCCCGTTTGGGCTCCTAGTTCACGATCCAGTTGGGCCTGGACGTGAAGGGGTGTTAAAGTGGGTAAAGTCCGACATTAATTGGGGAATGGACTGACAGTCTATTTATGTGGACTTGGGCGATCTTTACAATTTACTTACCAAACATtagaaaataagtaataaattaacttattttccaaaataaaaatgttTTCTTTACTATATCAAAGACACTATTAGTTAGCGGCATATTCAAGTTTTACTCTGCATGGGAATGATACATACAGTGAGGAGTACAATCCGAAGATTGAGGGAGCAGACTGAGAGTTAGAGCAATCGTCCCCTTTTGGCGGTTGTAGCTTATTATTTGTCTACTTGTTTCAGcatgtttttcaattttgagtaCTTTATGATACTTATGTTGTGAGATCAGACATGCTTTTCAATTATGAGTACTTTATTATGTTCTGAACTATCTCAATTAGCCATTAGTATAAAACTGTATTTTCAgaccaaaaaaaaaggaatggtACATACACATTTGTATCTTCCATTACCTGATTGTTGTTATCTAACTGCATGccctattttcttcttctattttaCAACTATACAGTGGTATGTTGCTAATGTTCTCCTCCCAGAGTTGAGATACAATCTAGATTGACATGTCACCTATACATCCATGTTAGTAATTAACGTCTATACAACACAACTGAAACAATCTCAACCCTTAATGATGGCAGTTCAGGTGAATCAATCTGAAATATAAGGATTATTCCTTCTTTCTGTATGTTTTCAACacattttgaaaagaaaaaaaactgcCAATCTAAAGTTTGGTGAATTAGGGATCACCACTGATATCATATCAGTTTTGCTTCTTCCATAAAGTTCAAAGAAATTTGCCACACGTGTGCAGATGAAGATGCAGATCTAGTACATTCAACTAACAATGCTACAGAATGTATAGTTAGCATGAGTGGCTAAGCAGTCGACAATTTCAGCCAGACGAAAGAAGAAAGTGTTCCatttaatacaaaaataatgaACACGTAAGACATACTAGTAGAACGCCAGTTTCACGAGAACTTATGGATCCACAAGAATTCTGGGATTGATTTCTCATAGAGTTCATAAATTAGGTGAGCAACAATTCTAGCCCTCATCTAACAAAATGGACATGACACCAAAATATGCTCAAAAACCAGATCCTAGTTGCGCAGAAATGAAGACATTGCTaataatatgatattttgaaagacATCATGGCGAACTATATAATTAAACGCAACCTTTCTCATGGAATCCCTTTATTAAGAACATCCAAAATAGCAGAATCTTACATTTTACCATCACCCCAATCTCATTTCTAGTCTAAAAGGTACACCTAAGTCCCCCATTTCCAAATAGATGCCAATATCGATCAAAACTACAAGCAATAAGCAAATAAGTATGTTTTATTTTACCATGGGATACTGCTAAATTctgttgttttatttttatattcttgatCTAGGGACTCCTAGATGCCTGACAGTATCTTTCCACATAAAGAAACTTTCACTCGGGCACATGCCCAGCTACTTTAACATTTTCCTTTATATAAACACAAAGACAAAGATCACaaccaaaaagaaaaaccaCATTTTAACAAAGTACAGCTGATTTACTTTGGTCTGAAATTTATCAGCTAAAAACAGACCAAAAGAACACACAAGACACTTTTTTACAGGGAGAACATAGTTACTTCTATTCTATTTTACAggatatttttaaagtccaaaGATTGAAACTTTTCTATACTTACAAGCTCCCTAAATTTAATTAACAACATATTCTAtaagaataaaatgataaaGACCACAAGATTCTAAGAATCTTTTTTATGTATCAAAAAATTACTATCTTTCCTAGCATCCAAGGGTATGGCCTAGTACTCAATGAACTAGATTGAGAACCATGAGGTTTCATGCCCAAATTCCAccaaaggaaaaaatattacacgatttcttttcatttgttcAAGCCTCTGCAGTACTTGGTACTTGAGTTTCTATCTTTCCTAGCACCCAAGAATCGGACCTAGTGCTCGATGAACTTGTACATACAACATATAACACAGCcggtgtaatcccacaagtgatgTCAGGAAGTGTTCAAATGAACTAGATTGAGAAATAAtaggtgatttcttctcatGCCTCAGCAGACATAATACCCTATAACTATGATATGTCGTTGGGAGGTAGCAGATACTTAGAATAGTTAATCGAAGTGCATAACAAGCTAGCGCGAACATCACAGTTATAAAACAAGTTTCTGTGATTTCTTCTCATGTCTCATTGGATATAGTTACCCTATAGCTATTCTATGTTGTTGGGAGATACCTAGAAGAGTTAATTGAGGTGCATAACAAGCTAGCATGAACGTcaccattataaaaaaaaagaagttaataTCTTTTCTAGCACCAAGGATATGACCTAGTGCTCAATATACTAGTACATATAACATACACCATATTCAGTGTAATTCCACACGTGAGGTGTGGAAGGGCTCAATGAACTAGATTGATAAATAAtaggtgatttcttctcatGCCTCAGCGGACAAAGTTACCCTATAGCTATATTATGCTAGTGGGAGATAACAAATATCTCGTGAAACCACATTTATAAAAAGCGTGAAGGGTCAAATCAAATTTTAACAAAGTACAGTATCTTAATATTTTACATTTCATACCTGAACTATCAAATAGTTCATATGTGTGAGTTAACTACCTGAACTAAACACACCTCAACTATCAGTTGTCTCCTTATACTACCTAAACAATAGTGATATTTGTGTTTCAATAAACAGTTAATGATAGTACAAGTAGAAAACTCTTAAAAGTAAAAAGTTTCAATCtttcttataaaatgaaagaggGCGTGGGGTGTATGAGAATAACTTACTATTGAGCTCATCAAGCCACCTAGTAACACTTTCAAAAGTACTCCTTCGACTTATATCATACACAAGGAGTGCACCAAAAGCACCACGATAATAAGCAGATGTAACAGCTCTAAACCTTTCTTGACCAGCCGTGTCCCAAATCTGAGCTTTAACTTCTTtaccattaatttcaagaacttgGGTCTGAAATTCAACTCCAATAGTAGCTTTAGAATGCAAATTGAACTCATCTCTTGCATATCTTGACAACAAATTTGATTTCCCAACTGCTGAATCCCCTATTATAACAATCTTGAAAAGGTATTCTTCAGTATCATCATCTGATGAATCCATTTGGgtctatcttttttttttttttggtatttggGAATGTTGGGAGAAAATGGAAGGTGGGTAGTGAGAATGATAATGAGTGGACCTTGGGCTATGTGCCTATGTATTGTGACATTGTGCCAGGATATGCGCcagttttttctcttttctattctatgttttccttttacattgAAAAGGGTTTGATTTCACCGACAAAATTATTATTCCTTCCATTTTATATTCATACCTCTGCAACAACATTACCTCCAGTGTTACACGCTTATTTTTATCTTGAGAGTAAGCGGGATTAAttaaaagagatttttgaaAGCGTAAATAAAAAAAGTAGGACACAAGTTTTGAAAAGCCCCATCCTTTCTCAATCTCTCTTTTCCACGTCATTATTACTTCCAAACAATTAGTAGGTGTTTAAACGTTTGTCTAAATAActaacaaatattttcatatctcgatctccaaaataattagcaaatattttcatatttctccaaacaactagctgatatttaaaatattctcattattttaactaaagaatcataaaaaacaCTTAAAcaatttttggttgtttaaacaacttctgttgtttgaactaaacaacttaggattGTTTAAACAACATCTTTTAGTTGCTTGAACAACTCttgtttatataaacaacatatacaacatatcctctcttctcttttcatcaatttttttttataattttcacagTCAAATCggagtgaagaaaaaaatgaggatGACAACATCTGaataagaagaagatgaaaatacaaaaagtttgaaaagaaaggaaaaaacggagaagaaaaaaggcaaagaagttaaggaagaagatgatgaaagggaaaaggaacaagagcctttaaaaaaatggagaaaatgaatgaaatttagggttttattaaaagtttttgatcttttaatttttaccctaaatttttaaatattctaattcaacCTCGTCTTTTCATAATTAACCCCTAATTAAATgtttataacaaaagaaaagaaaaaagaaatagaaatccCCTATCCTTCATTCCACTCTCAAAGATCCCTTTTAGCTCATTTTCCCGAGATAGTATATAGTAATGGCTAAATCGAAGGATaagaaattataagaaaaatactACGACTACTTATAAAAAATGATAAGTGAGACAACACTTTACGATCTACTATTCTTCTATGTTAATTACAATATGTTGGAGAAATTATAAGATTataattacaattgaaaaataaaatgaagaaaataaattatttcttggCTGAgacgcggatatctcgctctctttaaggagattcaaacCCACTGCAGCAAATATTTTCACCGATCCAatagtagtcctcttgacttgtccccttcAGGATACAATagccttatcacaaaatgtaactcaacaaactctggacaagagttgagtttaaagctccacaAAAAAGAATACTTTCATTCAACTAATAAGAATTCTCTGTTTTGACAAACTTAATACACTTAGTGTTTTCTtgcatttcaaaacaaagaagacctctctatttataggagagaaaatcattcaaagatgaaaaaataatggaatgtcatcattatcatgtagtgcaccacttattaatgatcattatcatcattatgatttagtgcaccgagcccgcactcttccaaaattctccagggatctcgtcagagCGAccagacctgacgagatccctggagaattttggaagagtgcgagCTCGGTAgatttggaatggctgactaggttatttaatgtcatctttacgacggcaacgatgcccatagaatggaggtcgaccatcatgatccctctatacaaaaacaagggggatagccagagttgtgacaactatagaggtatcaagcttctaaaccatactatgaaagtgtgggaaagagtggtggagatgagggtgaggagaggcgtgtccatttcagagaaccagttcggatttatgccaggacgctcaactacagaagtcatccatcttatgaggagactaatggagcaatatagggagaggaagagagacttgcatatggtattcatcgacttagaaaaggcctacgataaagtcccacgagagatactatggagatgtttagaggctaaaggtgtacctgtagcgtacataagggtgatcaaggacatgtacgagggtgccaaaaccagggtaaggacagtaagAGGGGATTCAGAACACTTTCCATTTGTGATggagttgcatcaaggatcagctcttagtccgtttctatttgccttggtgatggatgtattaacgcgacaaattcaaggtgaggtgccatggtgtatgctttttgcggacgacataatcctcatcgatgagactcataacGGAGTaaacgctaagctggaagattggagacgcaccttggagtctaaagggtttaagttgagtaggaccaagacagagtacctaaagTGTCAGTTCAGTGAGActcctcaagaggttggcgcggaagttaagCTCGGGGATCAAGCCATCCataagagaagtagttttaagtaccttggttctatcatgcaaggcagcggggagatcgacgaggatgtcacacatcgtattggggcaggatggataaaatggaggctcgcctccggtgtgttatgtgacaagaaggtgccaccaagacttaagggcaagttttacaaagtggtggttagaccagctatgttatatggggcggagtgttgtccagttaaggtctcacatgtgcaaaagatgaaagttgctgagatgagaatgttgagatggatgtgtgggcataccaggagcgaaaggattagaaatgaggctattcgagataaggtaggagtggtcCCGGTGGAAGAGCGtaaaacgcgactgagatggtttgggcatgtgaagaggagagtcccagaggcaccagtgcggagatgtgagaggttggccatggatggtttcagaagaggtaggggtaggccgaagaaatattggggagaggtgatcagacaggacatggtgcATTTACgacttatcgaggacatgaccttagataggagggtgtggatgacacatatcagggtagaaggctagtacatagtggcattatcccccttatccgtaggcgtattaacgcactatgatttattgtactctgatttatgttatgtatgttatgttatcttatgttatttatggtatttatgttattatttgacGATATCTACTGGTTTTTTTGGCGCTTTGactatactattgtttggaactCTTTCGTTATCTACTTTCCTACcattaatattcttgtctgatcttttttcctatgcttctattgagccgagggtctttcggaaacagccgtcctacattggtaggagtcaggtgtgcgtacactttaccctccccagaccccacgatgtgggatttcactgggttgttgttgttgttatgatttagtgcatcacttattagtgataattatgttaaaaaatacataatagaATGAATAATTTTGCActaactaaagatgataatgaaagacatttttatgcactaaagaaaaacataataaagatgacattaaatgtcatcaatggacaattgctaaaattaCAATTTAATAAAAATGTTAAAATG
This DNA window, taken from Solanum dulcamara chromosome 3, daSolDulc1.2, whole genome shotgun sequence, encodes the following:
- the LOC129883347 gene encoding ras-related protein RABA5b-like, which encodes MDSSDDDTEEYLFKIVIIGDSAVGKSNLLSRYARDEFNLHSKATIGVEFQTQVLEINGKEVKAQIWDTAGQERFRAVTSAYYRGAFGALLVYDISRRSTFESVTRWLDELNTHCDTTVAKMLIGNKCDLDNIRDVSIEEGAKLAEAEGLFFMETSALDSTNVNKAFEIVIREIYSNVSRKVLNSDSYKAELSINRVNLVKEGGEGSKRSWSNCCSR